In a single window of the Xiphophorus couchianus chromosome 10, X_couchianus-1.0, whole genome shotgun sequence genome:
- the LOC114151673 gene encoding uncharacterized protein LOC114151673: MQHGLPDKLLDKTVRVLTKPADDPKEKWNKRESSAGQTKTKSKYFNPPKTLPNPRTSKGTNKQITKADDDDNNKESQLTLLWKKSDTEVVVAVVPSQIKGRSIVIHHSDLCTLRPYQWLTGEIIESLLHVAAHALGVMDTFYILNHYSAGVILFGDRTELPRQSLPKVNFDNYEAVLSFVLVNNNHWKLLYINAEARTVFLIDPAQVSSELVDSQKAAKRIQEYFKMRRTCHGKTDWVGIQWKGGTMRHPIQQDGSSCGVIVVKMAKAWMEAFPLMPDVDFDTTKKAMKSERRTLALQILDASVFDDHCWCAMCAAYKAPGSGPGMTDWIQCDNCDRWYHALCMNMKSTEFQKKKKGSWKCVLCS, from the exons ATGCAGCATGGTCTGCCAGACAAACTTCTGGACAAAACTGTCAGAGTTTTGACTAAACCGGCGGATGATCCCAAAGAAAAATGGAACAAGAGGGAAAGTTCTGCTGGTCAGACAAAGACCAAATCCAAGTATTTCAATCCCCCAAAGACATTACCCAATCCCAGAACTTCCAAaggcacaaacaaacaaatcaccaaagctgatgatgatgataataataaagaatCACAG TTAACCTTGCTTTGGAAAAAGAGTGACACAGAAGTTGTAGTAGCAGTTGTTCCGTCACAGATTAAAGGTCGGAGCATTGTGATTCATCATTCTGACTTGTGCACTCTTCGACCATATCAGTGGTTGACAGGGGAG ATCATTGAAAGCCTTCTGCATGTGGCTGCCCATGCATTGGGAGTCATGGACACCTTCTACATCCTGAATCACTACTCAGCTGGTGTGATTTTGTTCGGGGACAGAACTGAGCTTCCTAGACAAAGTTTACCAAAG GTAAACTTTGACAACTATGAAGCAGTTCTGTCATTTGTCCTTGTGAACAACAATCACTGGAAGTTGctg TACATCAATGCAGAAGCCAGAACTGTGTTCCTAATAGATCCTGCACAAGTATCATCTGAGCTTGTGGACTCCCAAAAGGCAGCTAAAAGAATACA AGAATACTTCAAAATGAGAAGGACATGCCATGGAAAAACAGACTGGGTTGGGATCCAATGGAAAGGGGGGACAATGCGCCACCCTATTCAACAAGACGGAAGCAGCTGTGGAGTTATTGTAGTCAAA atggcAAAAGCTTGGATGGAAGCCTTCCCTCTGATGCCAGATGTAGATTTTGACACAACAAAAAAGGcaatgaaaagtgaaagaagaacTCTCGCTCTTCAAATCCTTGATGCATCAG TATTCGATGACCACTGTTGGTGTGCGATGTGCGCTGCATACAAAGCCCCGGGGTCTGGCCCTGGAATGACAGACTGG ATCCAGTGTGACAACTGTGACCGATGGTACCATGCCCTGTGCATGAATATGAAGAGCAcagaatttcaaaagaaaaaaaaaggcagttgGAAATGTGTATTGTGTAGTTGA